A region of the Dickeya chrysanthemi NCPPB 402 genome:
ATTCGGCTCGGGTTGCAGCGCCCCCTTCACCTGACCGATGTTTTGCCCCATCAACCAGCATTCCCGGCAATCAAACTGCAACGCCGGCCAGTCTTCAAAGCGAATACTCGGATCGTTGAGCGGCGACTTTTTCTCTGCCAGCGCCGCCGGGTTGGTCGCATCATCGCCTTGCCACTGCGGATTGTAATACAGATAGCGAACATCGCTACGCCATTGTCCGACGGCGGGGATCAACAAACGGCCATCGATCTCCCGGCCGGCCACCGTGATTTCACGGCCGCCGTTCTGGGTACGGCTGGTAAACATCAGATCATGCCACTGTTGACCCAGCACCTTCAGTTCCGGCGTCATCAGCGTTACCCGGTCCGGCCATTGGAAACGGCTGGCCGCCGTCTGCTCGGTTACCGTGTGTCGAACGCCGGGCAGCAACGCCAGCCAGCGTTCGCCGTCCAGCGGCGGCAACGCCAACGTCAGCGACGAATCATCCGGCAGAGGCGGAAGTTTCGTGCCGTCCTGCCAGGCCGCCCGCGCCAGTATCACTTTGCTCTCTTTAAGCAGCCATTGACTGTTGAAAGACTGTTTTTTCCCTAACGTGCCGCTCAGCGTGAAACCGCGTACATCGCCTTTGGCATTAGCCTGAAGTCCCAACGCCGCGCCGCCCGCCTTATTTAACGGTGAAGGTAAGTAACTGCTTACTTCCTTCAAATCACCCTGGAAGTTCACTTCATAGCTGGATGATCCACGGTGAGGCAGCGTCACCTGCACTGAACTCTGCCAGCCGGCATTGCCCTTCAACGCCGCCGCAACGGGTTTAGGTAGCCACGGCAAACGGGATACGGCCCAGCTTCCCTGCAACCCCACATCAACCAGAAACGCGTTTTCCTGTTCCTGAGTCGAGAAATTGAACGTGAGGGGCTGTTCCAGCCAACGCGCCTGCAACGTTTGGCTGGCGAGGTTGCCGTTATCGTAGTGAAATTGTCCGCTGACCGCCTGGAGTGAGGCATCCAATGGTTTGATAAACAAAGAATTATTATTCAGCGCCACATCGCCGCTGGCTTTTACCATCCCACCATTGAGCGGGATATCCAGATGCAGATTACCCTGAACCTCTCCGCCAATCTGGATCTGTCTGAGCGCACCGCCGATCGAGTTTTTCATCGGCGTTTGATCGAAGTAATCGCTCACTTCTTTGCCGCTACCGCTGATGTCGCCATCGATCAGCAGCTTCTCTTTGCTGTAATCTGGGATCACCGCATTGATATTGCGCCCTTCAGCATCGCCCAGCATCACCTGCGGCGCCAGCATCCACAGGCCGTTGTTAAGGAAATTCAGCGTAATATCCAGGTTATCCAGCGCCGGCCAGCCGGGCTGGAACTCAAAGCGAGATTTCTCCAGCGGCACCCAGACCTGAAATTGTCCTTCCTGATGCTCGAACGGGAACTGAGCCGGGTTACCGGCAAACACCAGCGTGGCATTATCCACCTGGCCCGACTTGATGGCGCCGGTCAGATAATCCACCAGATTTTTGCCCATAAAGGGTTCAGGATAGTAACGCCAGGCGTCGGCGGCATCGCCGAGCCGAATCCCGGCCAGAATATCCAGCCGGGGTTCCCCCTGAACAGGATGACGATAGCGGAAATCACCGTTGGCCCACAACGAACGGGAGCGCACATCCAGCCCTTGCCCCCACAGTTCCCAACCCTGCGCACTATTGCGCCACTCCAGCGTGGCGTCGGCCTGACGAATATCCAGCGGCGCACGGAACATGTCCTGATACGGCAACGTACTCTGCGCCAGATTTACCCGCGTCCGCCCGCGCGTCAGGCTACCGGTTGCCTCGCCGGATACATGATTAGCGCCCGGCAGCCGTTGCCAGTTTTGCCAGCCGACATCCTGCCAGTTCACCTGAAAACGGGTCAGATCCGGCTGCTGCAAGGGGATATCCAGCGCCAGCGTGGTCAGTTGCCCTTGCGGCTGCAATGCCTGCCAACGGGTTTTTAGTTCCGGCGTGGTGGTGCTGAGCAACGGCAGCAGCGGCCCCAGCCGTTCCAACGCCAGGTGACGGCCGCGAATGCGTAGCTCGGCCGGACGGTCCGGCCCCAACAGTTGGGTATCCGCCGGCAACCACAGGGCAGACAATTGTCCTTTCGGCCAGTCGACGCCGTCGGTGGACAAATTCAGCGACGGTACATCCAATTGCCAGCCGTTTTGATAACGGCTGGCGTGCAGCGTCATGCCGTTAACGCCCAGCCGGTGCAACGTCGCGCCGTCGCGCCAACTGGCATCGCCCTGACTGAGCAGCAGATCGCCGCCGTACATATCGCCTTCCCGCACCTGCAACCAGGCCGCCAGGCTGAACCTGGCGCTCTCAAGCCCGGTGTTGCTGCGGATCCAGCGGCCCAGCCACGGTTTCATGTCGATATTGTCGGCCTGCAAATACACCATGCCGTTATTCAGCCAGCCTTGTTCATCACGTAAATCCATACGCAACTGCACCACGCCGTGCTGACCGGTAAAACTCGACAGGCTAATTTGTCCTTCCGCCCGGTGCCGATTTTTGCTGTTTAACCAAGTCAACTGGGGAACGTGCAATTCGGCCTGGGTGCCCGATGGGGTCAGAAAACGGATGCGGCTATTACGCAGATCGAAGTGATCGAACTGACGCAGGAACAGCGAGCCGAACTGATCCGGCTCCCAACTGCGGGTACGCTGCCTTTCGGGGTCGATCGGCTTTTTGATGTCTAATTGCAGGTGATAAAACGTAAGATCGCGGAACTTCCACTTCAGATGCAGCAACGACTGCCAGACATCCAGCGCTACTGAAATGCGCTCGGATTGCCACTCGGCATCCGGGTGATGAATACGCAGGTTGGTGATATCCAGCGTCGGCCCAAACGTTTCCCAACTGCCGCTGAGGCTATCCACCTCCATCGGCAGGCCGGTAACGGACTGCGCCCAGGCCACGATCTGTGGCCGGAAAGTATCCAGCGTCGGCAGCACCATTCTCAGGCCGCTGACCAGCAACGCGGCCAGCACAACCAAAATGGCACACGTCGCTGCTGCTATTCCGGGCAATCGCTTTATGCCGGGCAGTCGCCTCACACCTGTCTCCTCATTGTTCGTCACCGGCGACGAGCGAAAACCTTAACAGAGAAAGCCCGCCGGCCGACATCCGGCGACGGGCGGCATGACGTTACATCATGACCACATCAAACTGTTCCTGACTGTACAGCGGTTCGATCTGCACCTTAACCTGCTTGCCGACGAAAATCTCCACTTCCGCCAGCGCGTGCGACTCGTCGCTTTTCAATGCTTCGCCCACCGCCGGCGATGCGTAGACCAGGAAACGATCGGAGTCATAAGCGTGGTGTACTCGCACGATTTCACGCATGATTTCATAGCACACGGTTTCCACGGTTTTCACCGACCCGCGGCCGTGACAGGTTGGGCACTCGCTGCATAACACGTGTTCTATGCTCTCACGGGTACGCTTGCGCGTCATCTCCACCAGTCCCAATTGAGAGAAGCCGCTGATGCCGGTTTTGACCCGATCTTTGCTTAACGCCTGTTCCAACGAATGCAGTACGCGACGGCGGTGATCCTCATTCGCCATATCGATGAAATCGATGATGATGATGCCGCCCAGATTGCGCAAACGCAGCTGACGGGCAATCGCCTGCGTCGCTTCGATGTTGGTATTAAAAATGGTTTCGTCCAGATTACGATGGCCGACAAACGCACCGGTGTTGATATCGATGGTGGTCATCGCTTCCGTCTGGTCGATAATCAGATAGCCGCCGGATTTCAGTTCAACTTTGCGATCCAGCGCCCGCTGAATTTCGTTTTCCACGTCGTACAGGTCGAAAATCGGCTGTTTGCCGCTGTAATGCTCCAGCTTACTGGTCATTTCAGGGATGTATTCGGCGGTGAACTCCAGCAGGGAGTCGTAAGTCAGCTTCGAATCAACGCGAATGCGATCCAGCGACGCGTCGGCAAAATCCCGCAAAATACGGTGCGCCAGCGCCAACTCGCCATACAGTTTGCACTTGGTCTGGTTGCGCTTTTTGCGCTCCATCACCTTGGTCCATAAGCGCTTAAGAAAAGCGGCGTCCTGCGCCAGCTCTTCCTCTCCCACGCCTTCGGCCGCGGTACGGATGATGAAGCCGCCTTGCTCGTCGCAATAGTCGGCCACCGTTTTTTTCAGGCGCTCACGCTCGGCCTCGCTTTCAATACGTTGAGAAACCCCGACGTGCGAGGCTCCGGGCATGAAAACCAGATAACGCGACGGCAGCGTGATATCGGTGGTCAGACGTGCGCCCTTGGTGCCAAGCGGGTCTTTCACCACCTGCACCATCAAATCCTGACCCTGACGCACCAGCTCGGCGATATCGCGCACATGAAAGTTTTTCTGCTCGTCGCCCGCCACGCACTCGGTATGCGGCATGATATCGGACGCGTGCAGAAACGCCGCCTTGTCCAGGCCGATATCAACGAACGCCGCCTGCATTCCCGGCAGCACACGGCTGACGCGGCCTTTATAGATATTGCCGACAATCCCGCGCCGGGCTTCACGTTCAATATGAATTTCCTGCAAAATGCCGCCGTCGATATAGGCAACACGCGTCTCTGAAGGGGTAATATTTACCAGCAATTCAGCGGTCATGGGTTCCTCGTTCTTTACGCTGTGCAGAAAAATGTGTGAACAATTCAAGCGTTTCCACCAATGGCAACCCTACCACGGCATGATAACTCCCGAAAATCGATTTAACGAAACATCCGCCTTTTCCCTGAATGCCGTAAGCGCCCGCTTTATCCATCGGCTCGCCGCTGGCGATATACGCTGTAATATCATCATCGGAAAGGGGTCGGAACTGCACCTCGGTCACCACTCGTGTCGATACGCTCTCGCGGCGGTCGGCCAGCGTCACCGCCGTCATCACCTGATGGCGGTGGCCCGACAATGCGCGAAGAATGCGAACGGCATCGTCTTCATCGCGCGGTTTTTCCAGTACCTGGCCGTTCAACACGACAATGGTATCCGCCCCCAGCACCGGCAGATCCATCGGTGCCGCCGCGACGCCGGCCGACGCTTTGTCGTGCGCCAGACGGCTGACATACTGCTCCGGCGATTCGCCCGGCTGACGCTGTTCCGCGACGTCAATCTTCACGACATCGAACGACAGCTCCAGCAGGGTTAACAGTTCACGACGGCGGGGCGACGCTGACGCCAGATACAGATCGGTCATCACATTTCTCTCATCATGTTCTTGTTATTGAACGGCAAACTGACGGCGAATCTTGCGCATCAGCAGGAACAGCCACGGCCATAGCACGCCGTCGACAACACTATTCCAGAAAATTTCCGGTCGTAAAGAGACATTGATCACCAGGAACTCGGCCCAAAACACCAGTAAATCCAATACCAGCGACAGCAACATGACGACCAGCGCCTGCTGCCACAACGCCATGTTACGGAACAACTGGAATTTGAACGCCACCAGATAGGCGACAATACTCAGCCCCAACGCCCGAACCCCCAGCGTAGAACCGAGAATCAGGTCGGTGATCATCCCCAACACAAACCCGGTGCCGACATTAACCCGGTGCGGCAGCGCCATCACCCAATAAATCAGGATCAAGGTCAGCCAGGAAGGACGATACATATAAAGCTTATCCGGCCAGGGCATGATTTGCAGCACCATCGCCACCAAAAAAGAGAGCCAGATAATCCAGTGACCGTGTCGGTGATAGCTGTTCATCGGCTACCTCCCGGCGCTGCGGGTGACGTTCCCTGCGGTGATGGCGCCGTCTGATTCACAGCCGGCGATGTCGTATTGCGAGGCGGCGCCGTATTGGCAGGCTTAGACTGCGCCGCACCGTTCGTTTTCGGCGGTGTGGCTTTTACCGGAGCCGCTTTAGCCGGCGGTGCCGGCGGGCCGACAAAATCAGGCGACGAGGTATTGGCCGAGGCCGGAGCAGGCGGGCCCATTTCCTCCGGCGACGGCAGTACGTGCGGCATCATTTGCATCAGGCGCTCATTCGCCACCCGATGTACCTCGTCCTGCGGTAACGCAGTACGGGAATTACTGTCCACACCCCACATCAACAGCAGATAGCGCAAACGCTGCAGCTCGGCGGTAGGGCGAGCCTGAATAACGGTGTAGGCGCGCTGGGTATCCACTTTCACCGACGAGACGACCGCCACCGGATACCCTTCAGGGAAACGCCCGCCCAGACCGGACGTAACCAGCACATCGCCGACCCGGATATCCGTATTGTTAGGCAAGTGCTCCAGTTGTAAATCTTCGGTGCAGCCGTTACCGGCGGCAATCACGCGGATGTCGTTACGCAGCACCTGAATCGGCAGCGCATGAGAGGCATCGCAAATCAACAGCACACGGCTGGTAAACTGCCCCACCGCGACAACCTGCCCCACCACGCCTTTATCGCTGATGACCGGTTGTCCTTCGTACACGCCGTTGACGTTGCCTTTGTCGATCACCACTTGATCGCTGTACGGGTCGGACCCGGAGGACAGCACCTGTGTGACCATCTTCTGCTCTTCCTGACGCAACGGCGAGCCCAGCAGTTCACGCAGACGGGCGTTTTCCTGACGGAATTGCCCCAACAGCAACAGATCGCTGTTTTTCAACAACAGTTCCTGACGCAAAGCGGTATTTTCCCGTTCCAGTTGCTCGCGGGAGGTCAGATTGGCGGACAGGTTATCCAGCATGGCGCGCGGGCCATTCGCCAGAAAATAGAAAGGGCTGACGGCGGTATCCATGTACGTTCTGATTTTGACGAACGTACCGAGCCGACTGTCGGCAAAAATAATGACAATTGCGGTAATGACAGCAAGAAAAAGGCGCAGTTGCAGGGAGGGGCCCCGGCTAAAAATCGGCTTCATAAAATTGCGTATTCCTCGACAATAAAAAGGGGGCTACCACGCGGGATGAATCCAACAGATTTTCATCCATGCGATCGGTCCCCCTCTTTGTTCTGGCTGGATTATTCTTCGCTGAACAAATCGCCGCCATGCATGTCGATCATTTCCAACGCTTTACCGCCGCCACGTGCTACGCAAGTCAACGGATCTTCGGCCACCACAACCGGAATACCGGTTTCTTCCATCAGCAGGCGATCAAGGTTGCGCAGCAGTGCGCCACCGCCGGTCAACACCATGCCGCGCTCAGAAATATCGGACGCCAGTTCCGGCGGGCACTGCTCTAGTGCCACCATCACGGCGCTGACGATACCGGTCAGCGGTTCCTGCAACGCTTCCAGAATCTCATTGGAATTGAGATTGAAACCACGCGGCACACCCTCCGCCAGATTACGACCGCGCACTTCGATTTCGCGCACTTCGTCGCCCGGGTAGGCAGAACCGATTTCATGTTTGATACGCTCGGCGGTCGCTTCACCGATCAGCGAGCCATAGTTACGACGCACATAGTTGATGATGGCTTCGTCAAAACGGTCGCCGCCGATACGTACGGAAGAGGAGTACACCACGCCGTTCAGCGAAATCACCGCCACTTCGGTCGTACCACCACCGATATCCACCACCATGGAGCCGGTTGCTTCAGATACCGGCAGGCCGGCGCCGATCGCAGCGGCCATCGGTTCCTCGATCAGGAACACTTCGCGGGCGCCGGCACCCTGAGCAGACTCACGGATAGCACGGCGTTCAACCTGGGTCGCGCCTACCGGCACACACACCAGCACACGCGGACTCGGGCGCATAAAGCTGTTGCTGTGTACCTGTTTGATAAAATGCTGCAACATTTTTTCAGTGACGAAGAAGTCGGCGATCACGCCGTCTTTCATCGGGCGAATGGCAGCGATATTACCCGGCGTACGGCCCAACATCTGTTTGGCTTCATGACCCACGGCGGCCACGCTTTTCGGGGAACCGGCACGATCCTGGCGAATAGCCACCACGGAAGGCTCATTCAGTACAATGCCTTGTCCTTTTACGTAAATCAGGGTATTGGCGGTACCCAGGTCGATGGACAAGTCGTTGGAAAACATGCCACGAAATTTCTTAAACATAACTAAAGGATAATCCTGCAAGCTGGGGGCGGAAATGAAATCCGCTTACTGTACCAACCACACGCAACAGCGACAAGGCGCTAACCGGCTCTGCTACGGTGAAAAAATGATGTTTGCGCAAATTACCATGACAATGAATGCCTGCAGAACGGCTACCCTTCTGGCAGCGACAGGGATTGTTGCGAGTTGTCCCCGAAAATTGCGCGAACCACCGACATAAAATCTAACATTTTCGTGCGCGCCATACCGTTCAGCAAACCGGTCAGCTACGCCATGGCGCCGGTATTCTACGCTAGTTTGTTTGGATTTTGACATCAAACATACGTGCGCGGTGAATATTTTTTCAGCGTGTTGCTTACCGGCTCGGAGGCGGCGAACAGATCCCCCTGCCCGCCGCAAACGCCTTTGTCCAGCAATGTCTGCCATTCTTCACGCGTCCGCACGCCCGAGGCGAACACCTGAGCGTGCGTGCCCTTGCAGGCTTCGGTCAGGCTGCTGACAAACAGCTGATTCTCCGGCCGCTTATCCAGACTACGCACCAATCCCGGGTGGAGTTTGATCACCTCCACATGCAGCGACTTGATATAGGCGGTGCTGACCAGCGTCAGCCCGGCCTGCGTCACCGCCAGCCGACAACCTAAGCCGGTAATCATGGCCAGAATCGGACGCAAACGGCCGATATATTGACACACATCGGCCTCTGCAAGCTCAAACAACAATCGCTGGCGCTGTTTTTTCGGACACTGGAGCAGTGTTTCACGCAGCCAGCGCAGGAACGGCCGTTGCAGCAGCGAATCCACCGTGATGGGGAAAGCCAGCACCGAATCCTGCCAACTGACGGTGAGAGCGATCACCCGATTGATCAACTGGCGGTCATAACCGGAAGTCAGGCCGAGCTGACGCACCAGCGGCATGTACTCCGCCTCCAGCAACTCCTGGGTGCCATCATAAATTCGGCTAAACATTTCCCGATGGTGCACCTCGCCATCGCAGGTAATCGCCGGTTTCTGATACAAGCGCGGCCCGCCGCGCAACAGGGTGTGTTCCAGCAATGTGCGCCATTTGACGCTGCCTCGCCCTTTCTCCGGCACCCGCCGGTCATAAACGCACCAGCCGTTACCGCCCTGCAATACCGCGTTACGGGTGGCGTCTTCCACGCTTTCCATCACCTGTTCGGTGGTCTGCCCGCTGTGATACGCGCAAATACCGATGTGCAGAATATCTTCCCGATCGATGAGCGGCGTCATTGGCAGAATGTCGATGGCTTTCACCAGTTGACTGGCGATACTGTCCGCTTCTTTCAGCGTCCGATGCGGCAAAAGCACCGTAAAATCACTGTGGTAGTAACGTGCCAACAGCGCAGAGGGATAGCGCAGGACAAACGTAGACAACAGGCTGATCAGCGTATTGCGATATTCTTCAAGCACACCGCCGTAGCCATGCGTTTCCTGCAAGGTGTCGAAGTCCGGCAGGCGGATCATCATCACCACGCCATGCGTGCCGACGTCTTCCGGGTCTTCCAATTGTGTGGCGAGCTGATTTTCGAAAAACAGCCGATTATTCAGACCGGTTTGCGCATCCTGGGCCGCGAATGAGCGAATGAGGGTGTCCACCCGACTACGAGCCTCACGCGCCTCGACCAGATCCAGCAGCAACTGATCAAGAGCACCGCTGGCCATGGCCGGCCATTCGTGTACCGAACCATGCATTACGGTATCGCGTTCGCCCGCTAAAATCCGTCGGGCCCGTTTCTCCAGTTGTTCCTGGCCTGCCATCTGACGCCGCAGCCAACGCACGCCATGAAAAACGCCGACAGCGCTCATCAGTATCGCCAGTACCATCGAAAACATGGCCTTGAGATAGCGCGGTACGCCAAAAAACGGGTCGGCATAGGTGACATTGACCCGCACATCAGTGTGATGCAGCAGCGACAACGCGGTGTGACGATAAAACAGCGCCCGTTCATCCGCATCGGACAACATTTCCGGCAAACGTAATAAAAAGAGGCGTTCATGATTATCGCGGATTTCCAGTTCCACAATGCCGGCGGCTTTCATCACCGCCGGCAACCAGAACTGGATATTGTCGGGCGGCTGTACCAACAGCGCCTGATCGATACTCGCCGCCACAGCCCTGAGCTGATGCTCCATCCGTTGCTGGCTGTAACACACAAAACTGAAAATGCTGCTGACCAACATCAGCACCACGGCCAATGTCGTCAGCAACGTCATTACGATTGATATTCTGGCAGTCAACCCCATCCCTGCGCCTAACTCCGTATCAAAGAATTGAAAAATGCTTTCATGAGATACTTTGTGTGTTCTTTGCGATTTATCAGTTCGCATACTACCTGTTACAAATATAGTCCTTAAATGATTTACCTCTATTTTTGTCCCCGATAAGGAAGATTTTTATGCGCGCATTAGTACTCGGGCAACAAGATAACCGGACTGTGGCCGACATCAACACCATCGAACCATCACAATTACCTGATGGCGATGTCACTGTCGATGTGAATTGGTCCGGTATCAACTATAAAGATGCACTAGCCATCACCGGCAAAGGAAAAATCATTCGTCAATTTCCGATGGTGCCGGGCATCGATTTCGCCGGCACCGTGCGCCATAGCGACCACCCCGACTTCAAGACCGGGCAGCCCGTGGTGCTGACCGGATGGGGCGTGGGTGAAACTCATTGGGGCGGACTGGCGGAACAGGCGCGAGTCCGGGCTGACTGGCTGGTGCCGTTGCCGCAAGGGTTGACGCCACGTCAGGCGATGATCATCGGTACCGCCGGGTTTACCGCCATGCTGTGCGTGATGGCGCTGGAAGAAGGCGGCGTGACGCCTGCAAGCGGCGAGGTGGTCGTTAGCGGCGCCAGCGGCGGCGTCGGCAGTACCGCCATTGCACTCTTACACGCGCTGGGGTATCAGGTAACGGCTGTCAGCGGCCGGGCGGATAACAGCGCCTATTTGCAACAACTTGGCGCTCATCAGGTGCTGGATCGCCGGGAATTTGCCGCTGCCGGTCGTCCGCTGGAAAAACAACGCTGGGCAGGCGCTATCGACACAGTGGGCGATCAGGTACTGGCGACGCTGCTGGCCCAAATGCATTACGGCGCGACCGTCGCCGCTTGTGGGCTGGCGGGCGGCGTCGCTCTGCCAACCACGGTAATGCCATTTATCCTGCGCAACGTACGCCTGCAAGGCGTGGATTCGGTGATGACGCCGCGCGCCCGGCGTGAGGAAGCCTGGCATCGCCTGGCGGCACTGCTGCCTTCCGCTTTCTATGAACAGGTCGCACAGGAAATTACGCTGGAGCAGGTTCCCGCCGCCGCCGCCGCACTGCTGGAAAACCGGGTGACCGGCCGTACGCTGGTACGCATCGGCACCGCAGATTGATACCTCCGTCAGAACAGGTCGATAACGACCTGTTCCTCCATCTTTTTGGTAACACCCGGTAAAAAAAGAACGATTCCCCGGCACATTATTTCACCGCATACTGATGACAACGCCATCAAGACCAAAGCGTGTATTCAACCCGAATCCCCCAGCCTGACACCAATAATCAAAAGCGGGAGTTCACCATGTCCAGACATCGCAAACTAACCGACGCCGACGTGACGCCGGAATCACTGTTCCATCAGCGCCGCACCGTTCTCAAGGCGCTGGGTCTTACCGCCGCCACACTGAGCCTGCCGTCCGGCGCCCGCGCCGACCTGCTCAACTGGTTCAAGGGAAAGCCGGCCCCTCTAGCCCCACCCGGCAAACCGCTGACGTACAGTCAGCCGCCGCAGTGGCACCCTGATCTGGCGTTAACGCCGGAAGACAAAGTCACCGGCTATAACAATTTCTATGAATTTGGTCTGGATAAAGCCGACCCTGCCGCTAACGCGGGTGGCCTCAAGACCGA
Encoded here:
- a CDS encoding MDR family oxidoreductase, which produces MRALVLGQQDNRTVADINTIEPSQLPDGDVTVDVNWSGINYKDALAITGKGKIIRQFPMVPGIDFAGTVRHSDHPDFKTGQPVVLTGWGVGETHWGGLAEQARVRADWLVPLPQGLTPRQAMIIGTAGFTAMLCVMALEEGGVTPASGEVVVSGASGGVGSTAIALLHALGYQVTAVSGRADNSAYLQQLGAHQVLDRREFAAAGRPLEKQRWAGAIDTVGDQVLATLLAQMHYGATVAACGLAGGVALPTTVMPFILRNVRLQGVDSVMTPRARREEAWHRLAALLPSAFYEQVAQEITLEQVPAAAAALLENRVTGRTLVRIGTAD